The Cellulomonas shaoxiangyii sequence GTCAGGAGGGTCCGCCGGTGGGGGCCACGGCCCCCGTCGCAGCCGTCGGGCAGAAGGGAACGGGCCGGACGTGTCTTCCACCGCGGACGACGCCGCGACGCAGGCCGCTCGTCTCGGCTTCGTGGCCGGGCAGGTCGTGCAGGAGCTGGGGTACGACGACGACGTCGACGACGACCTCCGCACGGGTCTCGAGACGCTGACGGGCAACGAGCTCGTCGACGAGGACTACGACGACGTCACCGACGGTGCGGTCATCTGGTTCCGGGACGACGACGGCGACCTCACGGACTTCCTCGTCGACGCCATGACGGTGCTCGACGACAACGGGCCGATCTGGGTGTTCTCGCCCAAGGCCGGCCGGCCGGGGCACGTGAAGCACAGCGACATCGAGGAGGCCGCGACGACGTCGGGGCTGCACGCGATGACCACGTTCTCGATCGGCCCGGACTGGTCCGCCACCCGCCTGTCGACGCGCGGCCGCGGCAAATGACCCCGGCGTGAGCGTCCCCGCACCCGGGGACGTCGCGCCCGACCTGACGCTGCCGGACACGCACGGCAGCCCCGTCACCCTGTCCGAGCTGCGCGGCACGCCCGTCGCGCTGGTCTTCTTCCCCTTCGCCTTCTCCCGGGTCTGCGCGGGGGAGCTGTGCGAGCTGCGGGACAACCTCGGGGAGTTCGAGGCCGCGGGCGTCACGCTGCTCGGCGTCTCGTGCGACCCGATGTTCGCGCTCCGGGCGTGGTCGGAGCAGGAGCAGCACGGGTTCGACCTGCTCTCCGACTTCTGGCCGCACGGGGCGGCCGCGCGCGCGTACGGCGTGTTCGACGAGGAGCACGGCCTGGCGCTGCGGGGCAGCTTCCTGCTCGACGCCGAGGGCGTCGTGCGCTGGTCCGTCGTCCACCCGCGCGGGCGGGCCCGTCCCCTCGCGGCGTACCGCCAGGCGCTGGCGACGCTGCACCGCTGACCCCGGTGAGGGTGGGCCCGGCCGGTCTCGAACCGACGACCTCCGCGGTGTAAGCGCGGCGCTCTGACCAACTGAGCTACAGGCCCCTCAAGCGTCGGACAGCCTACCGGCGACGTAGGCTCGGGCCGTGCGCGCCACCCTCCTGCATGGTCCCCGTGACGTCCGTGTCGAGCAGGTGCCCGACCCGGTCGTCCGCCGTCCGACCGACGCCGTCGTGCGCGTGGTCGCGAGCTGTGTGTGCGGCTCCGACCTGTGGCCGTACCGCGGCGTCCGGCCGGTGCGCGAGCCGCGGCGGATCGGGCACGAGTTCGTCGGCGTCGTCGAGGAGGTCGGGTCCGACGTGGCGCGGGTCGCCGTGGGCGACTTCGTCGTCGCGCCGTTCGCGATCAGCGACGGCACGTGCGTGCACTGCCGCAACGGCGTGCACACGTCGTGCGTGCACGGCGAGAGCTGGGGCAGCGCCGACCGGTACGGCGACATGGTGGACGGGGGGCAGGGCGAGTACGTGCGCGTGCCGCTCGCGGACGGCACGCTCGTCGTCACCCCCGAGCACCCGGACGACGCGCTGCTGCCGCACGTCCTCACGCTCACCGACGTCATGGGCACCGGGCACCACGCGGCCCTGGCCGGGGGCGTGCGCGCCGGCTCCACGGTGGCGGTCGTCGGCGACGGCGCCGTCGGGCTGTGCGCGGTGATCGCGGCACGCCGGCTGGGTGCCGAGCGCGTCGTCGCGATGTCACGGCACGAGGCGCGGTCGGCCCTCGCGGTCCGCTTCGGCGCCACGGACGTCGTCGCGGAGCGCGGCGACGAGGGCGCGGCGGCGGTGATCGACCTGCTCGGCGGCGTCGGTCCGGACGCGGTGCTGGAGTGCGTGGGGACCAAGGAGTCGATGCAGCAGGCGCTCGACACGGTGCGGCCGGGGGGCCGCGTCGGCTACGTCGGGGTGCCCGCGGGCGGTCCCGAGCTGCCGGTGCCGCAGCTGTTCGGCGCGAACATCGGCGTGCTGGGCGGCGTCGCGCCCGTGCGTGCGTACATCGAGGGGCTGCTGCCCGACGTGTGGGCGGGCACCATCGAGCCGGGGCTCGTCTTCGACGGGACGTTCGCGCTCGACGAGATCGGTGCCGCGTACGCCGCGATGGACGAGCGGACGGTGACGAAGTCGCTGGTCCTGCCGTGAGCCCCGCGACGCTCGCCGACGTCGTCGCCGCGCTCGAGCGCCGGTACCCGCCGCGGACGGCGGAGTCCTGGGACGCCGTCGGCCTCACGGCAGGTGACCCGGCCGCGCCCGTGCGGCGGGTGCTGCTCGCGGTGGACCCCGTGGCCGCGGTGGTCGACGAGGCGCTCGCGTGGGACGCCGACCTGCTGCTCACGCACCACCCGCTGTACCTGCGCGGCGTCCACTCGGTGGCGGCCACGACGTACAAGGGCGCGCTCGTGCACCGTCTCGTGCGCGGCGGCTGCGCCCTGTACACCGCGCACACCAACGCCGACGCGGCACGCGGGGGAGTGGCCGAGGCGCTCGCCGACGCGCTCGGCGTGGTCGATACCGTGCCCCTGGTGCCGGTGCCCGCGCCGGCGCTCGACAAGGTCGTCGTCTTCGTCCCGGCCGACCACGCCGACGCGCTCGTCGACGCGCTCGCGTCCGCCGGGGCCGGGGTGCTCGGCGACTACGAGCGCGCGGCGTGGACGACGACGGGTGAGGGGACCTTCACGCCGCTGGAGGGCGCGGCACCGGCGATCGGCGCGGTGGGCCGGCGGGAGCACGTGCGCGAGACGCGCGTCGAGATGGTGGCACCGCGGACCGACCGGTCGCGTGTGCTCGCCGCGCTGCGCGCCGCCCACCCGTACGAGGAGCCGGCGTACGACGTGCTCGAGCTCGCCCCGGAGCCGGGTCCGACCGGGCTGGGCCGCGTCGGGTCGCTGCGCGAGCCGGTGACCCTCGCCGCGTTCGCCGCCGCGGTCGCCGGCGCCGTGCCCGCGACCGCGCAGGGCGTCCGGTACGCCGGCGACCCCGACATGCTGGTGCGGCGCGTGGCGGTGCTCGGCGGGTCCGGCGACTCGCTGTTCGACGCCGTGCGCGCCGCCGACGTCGACGCGTACGTCACCGCGGACCTGCGTCACCACCCCGCCTCCGAGCAGCAGGAGCGCGCGGCGTTCGAGGCGGGCGGCGGCGCGCCGCGGCCCGCGCTCGTCGACCTCGCGCACTCCGCGTCGGAGTGGCCGTGGCTCGTGCGCGCGGCCGCCGGCCTGGTCGCGGACCTGCAGGCGCAGGGCACTACGGTGGAGACCCGCGTGAGCACGCTGCGCACCGACCCGTGGACGGGTCACGTGCCGCAGACGGCCAGCACCCAGCCGGAAGGAACCCCGTGACGAGCGCCCCCGCAGTCGACCAGCGCCGTCTCCTGGACGTCCAGGAGCTCGACACCCGCCTCGACCAGCTCGCGCACAAGCGGCGCACGCTGCCCGCCCTCGCCCGGCTCATCGAGCTCGACGCGCAGCTCGCCGACCTCGACACCGCGCTCGTCACGTCCCGCACCGCCGCGTCCGACCTGCGCACGGAGCTGCGCAAGGCGGAGGCGGACGTCGAGCAGGTCCGCAGCCGGGCCACGCGCAACCAGCAGCGGCTCGACGCGGGGCAGGTCTCCGCCAAGGACGCGCAGGCGCTGTCGAGCGAGCTCGAGAGCCTGGCCCGCCGGCAGGGGGACCTCGAGGAGGTCGAGCTCGAGGTCATGGAGCGCCTGGAGGCCCACGAGGGGGTGCTGACGGAGCTCGAGCAGGCGCACCTCGCGCTGGTCGGGGAGCGGGACAAGGTCGTCGCGGAGCGCGACGCCGCGTACGCGGAGATCGACGCCGAGGCCCAGCGGCTCCGGTCGGTGCGCGCGACGGCGGCCGACGGCATCGACGCCGCCCTCGTCACGCTCTACGAGCGGCTGCGCGGTCAGCACCAGGGCCGCGGCGCGGCGCCGCTGCGCGGCAACCGGTGCGAGGGCTGCCGCCTGGAGCTCAACCCCCTGGATCTCGAGGGAATCCGCGCCAAGCCGGCCGACGCCGTGGTGCGGTGCGAGGAGTGCGGGCGCATCCTGATCCGCGGGACCGAGGGGGCCTGATGACCGCACCGGGCGACGGCGCGCAGGCGCTCGACCACGACACGGCGACCGACCCGGCCGGGACGGGAACCCCGGCGGGCCAGGCCCGGGCGCGACAGCCGCGCCCGTCCGGTGCCGCGGTGCGCTTCGACGCCGACGAGCCCGTGACGGTCGTGCTGGTGCGGCACGGGCAGACGACCATGACGGTCTCGCGGGGGTACTCCGGCTCCTCGGAGCCCGGGCCGCCGCTCGACGAGCACGGGCGCGCGCAGGCGGAGGCGGCAGCGGCGCTCGTGCACCGCGTCGGGCGTGACCTGTGGGGCGACATCGCGTACCCGACGGAGCTCGTCGCGTCGCCGATGGTCCGCACGCAGCAGACCGGCGGGATTATCGCCGAGCGGCTCTCCCTCGCCGTCCGCACCGACGCGGCGTTCCAGGAGGCGAACTTCGGCGACTGGCAGGGTCTGACCGCCGAGGAGATCGAGGAGCGCTGGCCCGGGCAGCTCGAGCCCTGGCACACGTCCGGCCGGCTGCGCCCGCCCGGCGGCGGGGAGTCCATCGAGGACGTCGGCGTGCGCCTGCGCGCCGGGCTCGAATCGCTGCGGACCGGCGGTCCACGCACCGTCGTCGTGGTCTCGCACGCCGTGGCCATCCGCGCGGCGCTAGGCGTCACCATGGGCGCGGACCCGGGCACGTGGAGCCAGCTGCGCGTGGCGCCGGCGTCGGTGAGCATCATCCGCCTGTACGCGGACAAGCGGGACGAGATCGCGGTCGCCGGTGCGCCCAGCGAGGGGTGGGGCGGGGCCTGACCGCCGCCGCGCGTCAGGTCGACGTGGCGTCCGTCTCCTCGTCCGCGACCAGCTCGACCTCGAAGCCGGCCGCGTTCTCCAGGTAGGCGGCGTAGTGCTCCGGTCCGCCGGCGAACGGGTGGGCGTCCGGGAACATCAGCGTCCAGCCGTGCCGTTCCGCGGCGACCACGAGGGTGTCGACGTCGGCGCGCGTCCCGGCGTGGAACGCCAGGTGGTTCACCCCGGGGCGGCGGCGGTCGTGGGCTCCCGCCAGCACGTCCGGGCCGGTCTCCAGGACCACGTACGTGGCGCCGAGCGTCCACGTCGAGCCCGTGCGCCACGTGCTCGTCCGCTCGTACCCGAGTGCGGGGAGCAGCCACGTGAACGACGCCCACGCCTCGTCGTCGTCCGGGAGCCACAGCTCGACGTGGTGCAGGGCGCCCCGCGCCGTGGCCACGTCAGGCCACCACGAGCGACAGCGTGCGGGCCCCGCGGCGCGGGGGAGCGTCGAGCTCGACGGCCAGGAGCGCGTCGCCGACCAGCGCGCTCGCGACGTGGGCGAGCTCCTCGGCGTCACGCGGCGGACGTCCGCGCCGCGTGACGAGGTGCCGCGTCAGGAGGCCCCGCGTGTGCTTCGCGTGGTGCGAGACGACCGAGCGCCGCCCGTCCACCTCGCGCAGCACGCGGACCGTCACCCAGTCGGCGTCCGCCGGTGGGGTCCACGCCGCGAGGTACGCGGCGGAGCGGCAGTCGACGACGAGAGCACCGGCGGCCTCCGCGGTGAGCGCGTCGCCGAGCGGACCGCGCCAGGCCGGCGCGAGCGGCCCCACGCCGGGGAGGTCGGTGCCCATGGACAGCCGGTAGGCGGGGATGCGGTCGTCCGGGGTGACGACGCCCCACAGGCCCGACACGATGCGGACGTGCCGCGCGGCCCGGGCACGGGCCGTCGGCGTCAGGCTGTCCAGGCCCGCCGCCCCGTAGAGCACGCCGGTGTAGACGCGGGACGCGGGCGCCGCCGGGGCGTCGCGGAGGGTCGCGTTGCGCGCGACCTCGTCCGCGAGGCCGCGGGAGACGCCGAGGACCTGGGGCCCGTCGGGGCGGCCCCCCACCTCGACGAGCGCGTCCAGCACCTTCGCCCGCAGCGGCGTGAGGTCGGCGTGCGAAAGGTCCGCGAGGTCGAGCGGCGCGCCGGAGCGAGCGGGCGTCTTGCCCTCCGAGGGCGGCAGCATCACGAGCACCCCGCGACTGTAAGGTGCCGCGACGCGGCGTCCCCGCCGTGCCTGCGGCCGGAAGGGCGTGCGATGGCTCACGTGAAGGTGCACGGGCGGCGCTCGGTCTGGGCCTCGCGCCGCCAGGAGGTCTCGGACGCGATCCACGGGGCCGTGACGTCGGCGTGGGGGCTGCCGCAGGACAAGCGGTTCCACCGCTTCTTCTGGTTCGACGACGACGACCTCGTCGCCCCGCGCGGCGACGCCTACCTCGTCGTCGAGGTCGTCTGCTTCACCGGCCGCAGCCCCGCCGCCGTGCGGGCCCTCGTCGCCGCGTTCTACGACGACGTCGCACCGGCCCTCGGCCTCGCCGCGGACGACCTGGAGGTCATCGTCCTCGAGAGCCCGCCGACGCACTGGGGCATCCGCGGCCGAGCGGGCGACGAGCTGACGCTGGACTACCGCGTCGACGTGTGAGGGTGGGCGTGCGGCGTGTCGTCGCGCGGCCGACTGCTCCCGTGGACACTGCGCGGATGACCGATCGCGCCGACCGCGGGACCACCTGGAACTTCTCGCAGAACAACCCGCTCGGGCCGGGCCAGGACGACGTGCCGGCCCTCCTGCGCCGGGTCGCCAGCTCGATCGAGCGGTTGGGACGGGTCGACGTGCAGGACGTCGTCTTCCACGAGGAACTGTCGGACGACGGCACGCCGTGGCCGTCCCTGAGGGTGTACTACCACCCGGCGGGGTCCGCATCGGTGCGGTCGCCGCTGCGACGTGGTGCGAGCCGCGCGCACGGTGCGCGCCGGCGGCGCGGCGTCCGGCGCGGGCGGGGCGGCGCCCCGAAGGGCGGATGAGTCAGCCGATACGCCGGGTTCTGTCCCCGCGCGCGGTTGCCCCCGCGCGGGTGACGGCCATCCATCTACGACGTACGTTGCCGCACGCCTCCAGCGGCCTACCCGGGAGCTCGGGCGGGCAGCCCTCGGACGCTCCCTGTCTGGCCTTGCTCCGGGTGGGGTTTACCTAGCCGCACCGGTCGCCCGGCACGCTGGTGGTCTCTTGCACCACCGTTTCACCCTTACCCCGCACGTCCGGCGGACCGGTCGCACGTGGCGGTCTGTTCTCTGTGGCACTGTCCCGCGGGTCACCCCGGGTGGGCGTTACCCACCACCCTGCCCTACGGAGCCCGGACGTTCCTCGGCGGCCCCTCCGAGGAGGGACCGACGCGGCCGCCTGGCTGACTCATCCGCGTCGCCAGGATAGCCCGCCGGGCCGTCACCGCCGCACGCACCACCTGCGCCCGAGACCGCGACCCTTGCCTGCGGCGGCGCGGCCCGGGACGCTGACGCCGTGAGAGCCACCGTGCACGACCCGCGCGACGTGACCGACGAGGACGACCACCCGGCCTACCGGGTCGAGTTCTGGATCGGTTCGACGCAGGCCGAGGAGTGGCGGCTGGTCGACGTGGACTCCGTCGAGGAGGTCCTGGCGTGGGTCCGCACGCGGGCGGACGGCCGGTCAGCCGTCGTGGGCGTCGAGCACCGGTGCGGTGAGGGGATCGCGGTCGCCCGTCTCCTCGGCCGCGCGCCTGCCTGACCCGACGGTCGGCACGCGTGCGTCCGGCGGCTGCGGCCGGTACACCCACGCCACCAGCACCACCGAGATGAGCATGAGCAGGAACCACGAGCCCAGCTTGCTCAGCGAGACCAGGTGCCACCCGTCGGCCTGCGACGGGTACAGCCACGCGTCCGCGTACGTGGCGACGTTCTCCGCCACCCAGATCGCCGACGCGACGAGCACGAAGCCCACGACGACCGGCATGCGCCACGTGCGCGCGTGCACGCGGTAGTGCATCACCGTGCGCCCCAAGACGAGCAGCACCGCCGCGACCAGCGCCCACCGGACGTCCGGCAGCCAGTGGTGCGTGAAGAAGTTCGCGTAGACCGCCGTCGCGAGCAGCGCGGTCACCCGCCGGCGGGGCCAGCGGTCGAACCGCAGGTCGAAGATGCGGAACGTGCGCACGAGGTAGGAGCCGACGGCGGCGTACATGAACCCGGAGTACAGCGGCACGTCGCCGATGCGCAGGACGCCGTCGGCGGCGTACGCCCACGACCCGGCGGACGTCTTGAAGACCTCCATCACCGTGCCGACGACGTGGAACAGCCCGACGACGCGCATCTCCCGGGCCGTCTCCAGCCGCGTGAGGAGCATGAGCACCTGCAGCACGACGGCGGCGAGGGTCAGCGCGTCGTCCCGCGCGAGCGCCGCGTCGTCCGGGTACCAGAACCGTGCCGCCAGGAGCAGGGCGAGCATGAGCGCACCGAACAGGCACGCCCACGCCTGCTTGAGCACGAACACCACCAGCTCGAGCGCCGACGTCCGCCAGCCGCGGTCGCCGAGGGCACGCAGCCGCGCGTGCGCCCAGCGGTCGATGCGCTCCTCGACGCCCGTGAACCCGCGCTCCGCCGGGGAGGCGGAGGGGACCGGAGCCGGGCGGCGCAGCACGGTCCCACCTCAGCACCCGGCGGGACGCGGGCGCGCGCGGTCCGCGCGGAAGGTCGGGGGAGAGCCCGTGGACGTCCTGTGGCGGTCGGTCAGAAGCTCGCGCCGGCGGGCGCGTCCGGCTCCTCGGCGCCGCGCTCGGCCGCCTCCGCGGCCGCGAGCTCAGCCGGTGTGCTGCGCAGGATGCAGAACTCGTTGCCCTCCGGGTCGGCGAGCACGTGCCACGGCACGTCCCCCTGGCCGATGTCGACGCGCGTCGCGCCCAGCTCGAGCACCCGCGCGAGCTCGGTCGCCTGGTCGCTGCCGTCGGCCGGGCGGAGGTCGGGGTGGACGCGGTTCTTGACGCGGCGCTCGTCGAGCACCCGCACGAACAGCCACTCGGTCGCTGAGCCGTCGGAGGGCGCGATCGCGACCTCGTCCCCCTGCTCGTCCTCCTCCACCACGGGCCAGCCCAGCACCTGCGACCACCAGCGCGCGAGCGCGGACGGGTCGGCGGCGTCGAACGAGACCTGCGAGACGACCAGGGGCATGGCGCCCACGCTAGGGGAGCGACCCGGTGTGCGCACGGTGTTTGGGCCCCCACCGAGGACGACCGGCCCGGCGTCGAGGTCCCACGGCGGCGCGGCGTCTCAGCCCCGGGCGACCGCGCGGTCGACGAGCACGAGCCCGAGGACGCAGCCCGCGACCACCAGCACCCACCCGAGCCCCGACATGGCCCCTGGATACCAGGGGCCGGCGGTCAGCGGTACTGCGTGCGCACGGGGCAGTCGAACGGGTCGCGGGCGGCGAGGCCGACCCGGTTGAGGTACTGCACGACGATCGCGTACGAGCGCACGAGCGACGTCTCCGTGTACGGGACGCCGTTGCGGGCGCAGTGCGCCCGGACGATCTGCCGGGCGCGGGCGAGGTGCGGGCGCGGCATGTTCGGGAACAGGTGGTGCTCGACCTGCGCGTCGAGGCCGCCCATGAGCATCGTGACGAACGTGCCGCCGTTGATGTTGCGCGAGGTCAGCACCTGCTTGCTGAGGAAGTCCAGCCGGCTGTCCGCGGGGATGATCGCCATGCCCTTGTGGTTCGGCGCGAACGACGCGCCCATGTACACGCCGAACACGGCGAGCTGCACACCGAGGAACGCGGCGGCCATGCCCAGGGGCAGAGCCCACACCACCAGCGCGACGTACAGCGACAGGCGCAGCGCGAGCGTCACGAGCTCGCGGGTGCGCGCGCGGCTGCCCGGCAGGGCCAGCAGGCTGCGGATCGACACCGCGTGCAGGTTGAGGCCCTCGAGCGTCAGGAGGGGGAAGAACAGCCAGCCCTGGTGACGGACGATCCGGCGCACGAGCCCCCGCGTCTCGCGGGCGTCCTCCTCGAGGAAGACGACGGTGTCGGGCGCGATGTCCGGGTCCTTGCCGACGCGGTTGGGGTTCGCGTGGTGACGCGTGTGCTTGGTCATCCACCACTGGTGGCTGATGCCGACGACGCCGTTGGCGAGCACCCGTCCCAGGCGGTCGTTGGCCGGGCCCGTGAGCAGCACCTGGCGGTGCGAGGCCTCGTGCGAGATGAACGCGAACTGCGTCAGCACGATGCCCAGCAGGCCCGCGACCAGCAGCTGCCACCACGAGTGCCCCAGCAGGACGA is a genomic window containing:
- a CDS encoding DUF3052 domain-containing protein codes for the protein MSSTADDAATQAARLGFVAGQVVQELGYDDDVDDDLRTGLETLTGNELVDEDYDDVTDGAVIWFRDDDGDLTDFLVDAMTVLDDNGPIWVFSPKAGRPGHVKHSDIEEAATTSGLHAMTTFSIGPDWSATRLSTRGRGK
- a CDS encoding peroxiredoxin → MSVPAPGDVAPDLTLPDTHGSPVTLSELRGTPVALVFFPFAFSRVCAGELCELRDNLGEFEAAGVTLLGVSCDPMFALRAWSEQEQHGFDLLSDFWPHGAAARAYGVFDEEHGLALRGSFLLDAEGVVRWSVVHPRGRARPLAAYRQALATLHR
- a CDS encoding zinc-dependent alcohol dehydrogenase family protein, whose product is MRATLLHGPRDVRVEQVPDPVVRRPTDAVVRVVASCVCGSDLWPYRGVRPVREPRRIGHEFVGVVEEVGSDVARVAVGDFVVAPFAISDGTCVHCRNGVHTSCVHGESWGSADRYGDMVDGGQGEYVRVPLADGTLVVTPEHPDDALLPHVLTLTDVMGTGHHAALAGGVRAGSTVAVVGDGAVGLCAVIAARRLGAERVVAMSRHEARSALAVRFGATDVVAERGDEGAAAVIDLLGGVGPDAVLECVGTKESMQQALDTVRPGGRVGYVGVPAGGPELPVPQLFGANIGVLGGVAPVRAYIEGLLPDVWAGTIEPGLVFDGTFALDEIGAAYAAMDERTVTKSLVLP
- a CDS encoding Nif3-like dinuclear metal center hexameric protein; protein product: MSPATLADVVAALERRYPPRTAESWDAVGLTAGDPAAPVRRVLLAVDPVAAVVDEALAWDADLLLTHHPLYLRGVHSVAATTYKGALVHRLVRGGCALYTAHTNADAARGGVAEALADALGVVDTVPLVPVPAPALDKVVVFVPADHADALVDALASAGAGVLGDYERAAWTTTGEGTFTPLEGAAPAIGAVGRREHVRETRVEMVAPRTDRSRVLAALRAAHPYEEPAYDVLELAPEPGPTGLGRVGSLREPVTLAAFAAAVAGAVPATAQGVRYAGDPDMLVRRVAVLGGSGDSLFDAVRAADVDAYVTADLRHHPASEQQERAAFEAGGGAPRPALVDLAHSASEWPWLVRAAAGLVADLQAQGTTVETRVSTLRTDPWTGHVPQTASTQPEGTP
- a CDS encoding zinc ribbon domain-containing protein, with protein sequence MTSAPAVDQRRLLDVQELDTRLDQLAHKRRTLPALARLIELDAQLADLDTALVTSRTAASDLRTELRKAEADVEQVRSRATRNQQRLDAGQVSAKDAQALSSELESLARRQGDLEEVELEVMERLEAHEGVLTELEQAHLALVGERDKVVAERDAAYAEIDAEAQRLRSVRATAADGIDAALVTLYERLRGQHQGRGAAPLRGNRCEGCRLELNPLDLEGIRAKPADAVVRCEECGRILIRGTEGA
- a CDS encoding histidine phosphatase family protein, which produces MTAPGDGAQALDHDTATDPAGTGTPAGQARARQPRPSGAAVRFDADEPVTVVLVRHGQTTMTVSRGYSGSSEPGPPLDEHGRAQAEAAAALVHRVGRDLWGDIAYPTELVASPMVRTQQTGGIIAERLSLAVRTDAAFQEANFGDWQGLTAEEIEERWPGQLEPWHTSGRLRPPGGGESIEDVGVRLRAGLESLRTGGPRTVVVVSHAVAIRAALGVTMGADPGTWSQLRVAPASVSIIRLYADKRDEIAVAGAPSEGWGGA
- a CDS encoding VOC family protein is translated as MATARGALHHVELWLPDDDEAWASFTWLLPALGYERTSTWRTGSTWTLGATYVVLETGPDVLAGAHDRRRPGVNHLAFHAGTRADVDTLVVAAERHGWTLMFPDAHPFAGGPEHYAAYLENAAGFEVELVADEETDATST
- a CDS encoding YaaA family protein, which produces MLVMLPPSEGKTPARSGAPLDLADLSHADLTPLRAKVLDALVEVGGRPDGPQVLGVSRGLADEVARNATLRDAPAAPASRVYTGVLYGAAGLDSLTPTARARAARHVRIVSGLWGVVTPDDRIPAYRLSMGTDLPGVGPLAPAWRGPLGDALTAEAAGALVVDCRSAAYLAAWTPPADADWVTVRVLREVDGRRSVVSHHAKHTRGLLTRHLVTRRGRPPRDAEELAHVASALVGDALLAVELDAPPRRGARTLSLVVA
- a CDS encoding tautomerase family protein, with protein sequence MAHVKVHGRRSVWASRRQEVSDAIHGAVTSAWGLPQDKRFHRFFWFDDDDLVAPRGDAYLVVEVVCFTGRSPAAVRALVAAFYDDVAPALGLAADDLEVIVLESPPTHWGIRGRAGDELTLDYRVDV
- a CDS encoding DUF817 domain-containing protein; protein product: MLRRPAPVPSASPAERGFTGVEERIDRWAHARLRALGDRGWRTSALELVVFVLKQAWACLFGALMLALLLAARFWYPDDAALARDDALTLAAVVLQVLMLLTRLETAREMRVVGLFHVVGTVMEVFKTSAGSWAYAADGVLRIGDVPLYSGFMYAAVGSYLVRTFRIFDLRFDRWPRRRVTALLATAVYANFFTHHWLPDVRWALVAAVLLVLGRTVMHYRVHARTWRMPVVVGFVLVASAIWVAENVATYADAWLYPSQADGWHLVSLSKLGSWFLLMLISVVLVAWVYRPQPPDARVPTVGSGRRAAEETGDRDPLTAPVLDAHDG
- a CDS encoding VOC family protein, with translation MPLVVSQVSFDAADPSALARWWSQVLGWPVVEEDEQGDEVAIAPSDGSATEWLFVRVLDERRVKNRVHPDLRPADGSDQATELARVLELGATRVDIGQGDVPWHVLADPEGNEFCILRSTPAELAAAEAAERGAEEPDAPAGASF
- a CDS encoding fatty acid desaturase family protein — translated: MAAATVAVPPVRPTSPRVAAAGTYHELSAEVKAAGLLDRTPGFYISLLAGLTTALAGLVTAFVLLGHSWWQLLVAGLLGIVLTQFAFISHEASHRQVLLTGPANDRLGRVLANGVVGISHQWWMTKHTRHHANPNRVGKDPDIAPDTVVFLEEDARETRGLVRRIVRHQGWLFFPLLTLEGLNLHAVSIRSLLALPGSRARTRELVTLALRLSLYVALVVWALPLGMAAAFLGVQLAVFGVYMGASFAPNHKGMAIIPADSRLDFLSKQVLTSRNINGGTFVTMLMGGLDAQVEHHLFPNMPRPHLARARQIVRAHCARNGVPYTETSLVRSYAIVVQYLNRVGLAARDPFDCPVRTQYR